A single window of Sparus aurata chromosome 12, fSpaAur1.1, whole genome shotgun sequence DNA harbors:
- the LOC115593342 gene encoding zinc finger protein 135-like, translating into MRIHTGEKPYSCQTCGKDFRTNCECKRHMRIHTGERPFSCNTCGEAFRKRKHMELHMRIHAGGRPFSCNTCQKTFTFKSALKSHLRIHTGEKPFTCKTCGKDFRTRYQLTVHMRIHTGEKPFTCKTCGKAFTRNCSLTVHMRTHTGEKPYSCQTCGKDFKSHCELKQHMRIHTGERPFSCNTCQKTFTFQSAFKNHLRIHTDEKLFTCKTCGKAFSRLAHIALHMRIHTGEKPYSCQTCGKSLRNSCSFKRHMRTHTGEKPFTCKTCGKAFTLKRTLTVHMMTHTGEKPFTCEICGEAFMLRVRLTYHMRIHTGEKPYSCQTCGKSVRDSYILKRHMRTHTDEKPFTCGICGKAFRGRDQLTSHMRIHTGEKPFTCEMMS; encoded by the exons atgagaatccacacaggtgagaaaccgtattcttgccaaacatgtgggaaagatttcaggACTAATTGTGAATGTAAGCggcacatgagaatccacacaggtgagaggccaTTTTCTTGCAACACATGTGGGGAAGCCTTCAGAAAACGCAAACACATGGAGCTCCACATGAGAATCCACGCAGGTGGGAGGCCATTTTCTTGCAACACATGTCAGAAGACATTCACTTTTAAGTCtgctttaaaaagccatttgagaatccacacaggtgagaaaccgtttacttgcaaaacatgtgggaaagatttcaggACTCGTTATCAGTTAACAgtccacatgagaatccacacaggtgagaagccgtttacttgcaaaacatgtgggaaagctttcacgCGGAACTGTTCtttaacagttcacatgagaacccacacaggtgagaaaccgtattcttgccagacatgtgggaaagatttcaaGTCTCATTGTGAATTGAAGcaacacatgagaatccacacaggtgagaggccaTTTTCTTGCAACACCTGTCAGAAGACATTCACTTTTCAGTCTGCTTTTAAAAACCATTTGAGAATCCACACAGATGAGAAActgtttacttgcaaaacatgtgggaaagctttcagccgaCTCGCACACATAGCACtccacatgagaatccacacaggtgagaaaccgtattcttgccaaacatgtgggaaatcATTACGTAATTCATGTAGTTTTAAAAggcacatgagaacccacacaggtgagaagccgtttacttgcaaaacatgtgggaaagctttcacgCTAAAGAGAAccttaacagttcacatgatgactcacacaggtgagaaaccttttacctgtgaaatttgtggggAGGCTTTCATGCTTCGTGTTCGATTAACTtatcacatgagaatccacacaggtgagaaaccttattcttgccaaacatgtgggaaatcAGTACGTGATTCATATATTTTGAAAAggcacatgagaacccacacagatgAGAAACCTTTTACCTGTGGAATTTGTGGGAAGGCTTTCAGGGGTCGTGATCAATTAACTtctcacatgagaatccacacag gtgagaaaccttttacctgtgaaatgatgagctga
- the LOC115592979 gene encoding zinc finger protein 501-like, with protein MNNNSDVAESRDQKGGKHGDSGSAGDGEPKEKKKHHGSKSHSDDAKNSTSTDIQHNTDPGKKSFKCDTCGQTFNLKSQLNIHLSVHPDEKKYSCKTCGKNFRIRCQLTVHKRTHTDEKPYSCQTCGKAFRIRSQLTVHMRTHTGEKPYSCQTCGKGFGSNFECKQHMRIHTGERPFSCNTCQKTFSSNNHLKKHKRIHTGEKPFACKTCGKAFSQHSYVELHMRIHTGEKPYSCQTCGKTFISCGALKKHTRIHTGEKPYTCEICGEAFRHSDQLTYHTRIHTGEKPYTCEICGEAFRQRYHLSYHMRIHTGEKPYSCQICGKSLRNSCSLKRHARIHTGEKPFTCKTCGKAYTLKRTLTVHMMTHTGEKPFICEICGEAFMLRAQLNCHMRTHTGEKPYSCKTCGKAFIRSSSLTYHMTTHTDERPFACGICGEAFRVRRQLTSHTRTHTGERP; from the coding sequence taacaactctgatgtagctgagagccgagaccagaaaggaggaaaacatggagactcgggatcagctggagatggagagccaaaggaaaagaaaaaacatcacggaagcaaaagtcacagtgatgatGCAAAAAACTCTACCTcaacagacattcaacataacactgacCCAGGTAAAAAGTCCTTCAAGTGTGACACATGTGGACAGACTTTTAATTTAAAGTCCCAATTGAATATACACCTAAGTGTCCACCCAGATGAGAAGaagtattcttgcaaaacatgtggaaaaaattTCAGGATTCGATGTCAGTTAACAGTCCACAAGAGAACCCACACAGatgagaagccgtattcttgccaaacatgtgggaaagctttcaggaTTCGTTCTCAATTAACAGTCCATATgcgaacccacacaggtgagaaaccgtattcttgccaaacatgtgggaaaggtTTCGGGTCTAATTTTGAATGCAAGCagcacatgagaatccacacaggtgaaagGCCATTTTCTTGCAACACATGTCAGAAGACATTCAGCTCTAATAaccacttaaaaaaacacaagagaatccacacaggtgagaaaccatttgcttgcaaaacatgtgggaaagctttcagccaacACTCATATGTAGAGCtccacatgagaatccacacaggtgagaaaccgtattcttgccaaacatgtgggaagactttcatcTCTTGTGGCGCCTTAAAAAAACATacgagaatccacacaggtgagaaaccttaTACATGTGAAATTTGTGGGGAGGCTTTCAGGCATAGTGATCAATTAACCTATCACACGAGAATACACACAGGCGAGAAACCTTAtacctgtgaaatttgtggggAGGCTTTCAGGCAGCGTTATCACTTATCTtatcacatgagaatccacacaggcgagaaaccgtattcttgccaaATATGTGGGAAATCATTACGTAATTCATGTAGTTTGAAAAGGCACGcaagaatccacacaggtgagaagccgttcacttgcaaaacatgtgggaaagcttacACGCTAAAGAGAAccttaacagttcacatgatgacccacacaggtgagaaaccttttatCTGTGAAATTTGTGGGGAGGCTTTCATGCTTCGTGCTCAGTTAAATtgtcacatgagaacccacacaggtgagaaaccgtattcttgcaaaacatgcgGGAAAGCTTTCATACGAAGCAGTAGCTTAACTTATCACATGACGACCCACACAGATGAGAGACCTTTTGCCTGTGGAATTTGTGGGGAGGCTTTCAGGGTTCGTCGTCAGTTAACTTCTCACacgagaacccacacaggtgagagaccGTAA
- the LOC115593335 gene encoding zinc finger protein 260-like — translation MSSVESLREFVNERLTAAAEEIFSVFKTTIVQYEEEIDRQRVMLDICWKPQVKLHRIELPQQHVCKEEEVLADQQLCNQERNSSLDREDQEDPEPPEIKEEQGELCASQEGEQLVLKVETDTVMLTPTHEESDQSEAELTTDQQLLSNNSDVAESQHQKGGKHGDSGSARDGEPKKKKKHHRSKSHGKDAKNSTSTDIQHNTDSGKKSYECDTCGKTFKFKTQLNSHLRTHRGEKKYSCKTCGKKFRIRFQLTVHMRTHTGEKPYSCKTCGKAFTLTCSLKVHMRIHTGEKPYSCQTCGKAFISNNDWRRHTRIHTGEKPYSCQTCGKDFGSNFECKQHMRIHTGERPFSCNTCQKTFSSRNYLKKHERIHTGEKPFICKTCGKAFMRNCSLTVHMRTHTGEKPYSCQTCGKHFGSNFECTRHIRIHTGENPFTCKTCGKAFRSNFEWKQHMRIHTGERQFSCNTCLKTFNSNSHLKKHERIHTGEKPFTCKTCGKAFSQHSHVELHMRIHTGLKPYSCQTCGKTFISCGELKKHTRTHTGEKPYTCKICGVAFRQRYELTNHTRIHTGEKPHTCKICGEAFRQRYQLSYHMRIHTGEKPYSCQICGKSLINSCSLKRHTRIHTGEKPFACKTCGKAFTLKRTLTVHMMTHTGEKPFICEICGEAFMLRAQLTCHMRTHTGEKPYSCKTCGKAYMQRKSLLCHMRTHTDEKPFNCGICGEDFKGRDQLTYHMSTHTGEKPFACEICGRAYGGRTQLTSHMRAHTGEKP, via the exons atgagttcagttgagagtttaagagagtttgtcaacgagcgactaactgctgctgctgaagaaatattcagcgtttttaaaacaactatcgtccagtacgaggaagagatcgatcggcagcgcgtcatgctggatatctgctggaaaccccaagtaaagttacacaggatag agctcccacagcaacatgtctgtaaggaggaggaggttctcgctgaccagcagctctgtaaccaggagaggaactccagtctggaccgagaggaccaagaggacccagagcctccagagattaaagaggaacaggggGAACTCTGCgccagtcaggagggagagcagcttgtactgaaggtggagacggataccgtcatgttgactccaacacatgaggaaagtgaccaaAGTGAAGCAGAACTAACAActgaccagcagctcctctctaacaactctgatgtagctgagagccagcaccagaaaggaggaaaacatggagactcgGGATCAGCTAGAGATggagaaccaaaaaaaaagaaaaaacatcacagaAGCAAAAGTCATGGTAAAGATGCAAAAAACTCTACCTcaacagacattcaacataacactgacTCAGGTAAAAAGTCCTACgaatgtgacacatgtggaaagacttttaAGTTCAAGACCCAATTGAATTCACACCTAAGAACCCACAGAGGCGAGAAGaagtattcttgcaaaacatgtggaaaaaaattcAGGATTCGTTTTCAATTaacagtccacatgagaacccacacaggtgagaagccgtattcttgcaaaacatgtgggaaagctttcacgCTAACCTGTTCCTTAAAagttcacatgagaatccacacaggtgagaaaccgtattcttgccaGACATGTGGGAAGGCTTTCATTTCTAATAATGACTGGAGGCGGCACacgagaatccacacaggtgagaaaccctattcttgccaaacatgtgggaaagatttTGGGTCTAATTTTGAATGCAAGCagcacatgagaatccacacaggtgaaagGCCATTTTCTTGCAACACGTGTCAGAAGACATTCAGCTCTAGAaactacttaaaaaaacatgagagaatccacacaggtgagaaaccgtttatttgcaaaacatgtgggaaagctttcatgCGAAACTGTTccttaacagttcacatgagaacccacacaggtgagaaaccatattcttgccaaacatgtgggaaacaTTTCGGGTCTAATTTTGAATGCACGCGGCACATAAGaattcacacaggtgagaacccgtttacttgcaaaacatgtgggaaagctttcaggtCTAATTTTGAATGGAAGCAGCACATGAGaattcacacaggtgagaggcaaTTTTCTTGCAACACATGTCTGAAGACATTCAACTCTAATAgccacttaaaaaaacatgagagaatccacacaggtgagaaaccatttacttgcaaaacatgtgggaaagctttcagccaacACTCACACGTAGAGCtccacatgagaatccacacaggtttgaaaccgtattcttgccaaacatgtgggaagactttcatcTCCTGTGgcgaattaaaaaaacatacaagaacacacacaggtgagaaaccttaTACCTGTAAAATTTGTGGGGTGGCTTTCAGGCAGCGTTATGAATTAACTAATCACAcaagaatccacacaggtgagaaaccgcaTACCTGTAAAATTTGTGGAGAGGCTTTCAGGCAGCGTTATCAATTATCTtatcacatgagaatccacacaggtgaaaaaccgtattcttgccaaATATGTGGGAAATCATTAATTAATTCATGTAGTTTGAAAAGGCACAcaagaatccacacaggtgagaagccgtttgcttgcaaaacatgtgggaaagctttcacgCTAAAGAGAAccttaacagttcacatgatgacccacacaggtgagaaaccttttatCTGTGAAATTTGTGGGGAGGCTTTCATGCTTCGTGCTCAGTTAACTtgtcacatgagaacccacacaggcgagaaaccgtattcttgcaaaacatgcgGGAAAGCTTACATGCAAAGAAAAAGCTTACTTtgtcacatgagaacccacacagatgAGAAACCTTTTAACTGTGGAATTTGTGGGGAGGATTTCAAGGGTCGTGACCAGTTAACTTATCACATGAgtacccacacaggtgagaaaccttttgcctgtgaaatttgtgggagGGCTTACGGGGGTCGTACTCAGTTAACTTCTCACATGAGagcccacacaggtgagaaaccgtaa
- the LOC115593338 gene encoding gastrula zinc finger protein XlCGF57.1-like, with translation MNVETDTVMLTPTHEESDHSEAEPTSDQQLLSNNSDVAESQDQKGGKHGDSGSAVDGEPKKKKKLHGSRSHSDDAKNSTSSDIQHNTDPGKKSFKCDTCGKTFKLKSQLTIHLSVHPDEKKYSCKTCGKNVKIRCQLTVHMRTHTGEKPYSFQTCGKDFRVRCQLTVHMRTHTGEKPYSCQTCGKNFRSNFECKQHMRIHTDGRPFSCNTCQKKFSSSGDLKKHTRIHTGEKPFTCKTCGKDFRYNFEWKQHMRIHTGERPFSCNTCQKTFSSSNHFKKHERIHTGEKPFTCKTCGKAFSQRSHVELHMRIHTGEKPYSCQTCGKTFISCGALTKHTRIHTGEKPYSCKICGEAFRHSDQLTNHTRIHTGEKPHTCEICGEAFRQRYQLSYHMRIHTGENRYSCQICWKSLRDSCSLERHTRIHTGEKPFSCKTCGKAFMLKRTLTVHMMSHTGEKPFICEICGAGFMVRAQLTSHMRIHTGEKPFTCEICGKAFMGCDQLTSHMRTHTGEKP, from the coding sequence atGAAtgtggagacggataccgtcatgttgactccaacacatgaggaaagtgaccacagtgaagcagaaccaacaagtgaccagcagctcctctctaacaactctgATGTAGCTGAGAGCCAGGACCAGAAAGgtggaaaacatggagactcgGGATCAGCTGTAGATGGAgagccaaagaaaaagaaaaaacttcacGGAAGCAGGAGTCACAGTGATGATGCAAAAAACTCTacctcatcagacattcaacataacactgacCCAGGTAAAAAGTCcttcaaatgtgacacatgtggaaagacttttaAGTTAAAGTCCCAATTGACTATACACCTAAGTGTCCACCCAGATGAGAAGaagtattcttgcaaaacatgcgGAAAAAATGTCAAGATTCGTTGTCAATTaacagtccacatgagaacccacacaggtgagaagccgtattctttccaaacatgtgggaaagatttcaggGTTCGTTGTCAATTaacagtccacatgagaacccacacaggtgagaaaccgtattcttgccaaacatgtgggaaaaaTTTCAGGTCTAATTTTGAATGCAAGCagcacatgagaatccacacagatGGGAGGCCATTTTCTTGCAATACATGTCAGAAGAAATTCAGCTCTAGTGgtgacttaaaaaaacatacgagaatccacacaggtgagaaaccgtttacttgcaaaacatgtgggaaagatttcaggTATAATTTTGAATGGAAGcaacacatgagaatccacacaggtgaaagGCCATTTTCTTGCAACACATGTCAGAAGACATTCAGCTCTAGTAACCACTTTAAAAAACACgagagaatccacacaggtgagaaaccgtttacttgcaaaacatgtgggaaagctttcagccagCGCTCACATGTAGAGCtccacatgagaatccacacaggtgagaaaccgtattcttgccaaacatgtgggaagactttcatcTCTTGTGGCGCCTTAACAAAACATACGAGaatacacacaggtgagaaaccttaTAGCTGTAAAATTTGTGGCGAGGCTTTTAGGCATAGTGATCAATTAACCAATCACACGAGgatacacacaggtgagaaaccgcaTACCTGTGAAATCTGTGGGGAGGCTTTCAGGCAGCGTTATCAATTATCTtatcacatgagaatccacacaggtgagaatcGGTATTCTTGCCAAATATGTTGGAAATCATTACGTGATTCATGTAGTTTGGAAAGGCACAcaagaatccacacaggtgagaagccgtttagttgcaaaacatgtgggaaagctttcatgCTGAAGAGAAccttaacagttcacatgatgagtcacacaggtgagaaaccttttatCTGTGAAATTTGTGGGGCGGGTTTCATGGTTCGTGCTCAGTTAACTtctcacatgagaatccacacaggtgagaaaccttttacctgtgaaatttgtgggaagGCTTTCATGGGTTGTGATCAATTAACTtctcacatgagaacccacacaggtgagaaaccgtaa
- the LOC115593340 gene encoding gastrula zinc finger protein XlCGF57.1-like: MLTPTYEESEHSEAEPTSDQQLLSNNSDVAESRDQKGGKHGDSGSAGDGEPKKKKRHHGSNSHSDDAKNSTSSDIQHNTDPGKKSFKCDTCGKTFKFKSRLTIHLSIHTGEKKYSCKACGKHFRIRCQLTVHMRTHAGEKPYSCQTCGKGFGSNFEWKQHMRIHTGERPFSCNTCQKTFNSSNQLKRHKRIHTGEKPFTCKTCGKTFISCGDLKKHTRTHTGEKPYSCQTCGKSFRTSCSLKGHMRTHTGEKPFTCKTCGKAFTIKRTLTIHMMTHTGEKPFTCEICGEAFRLRVQLTYHMRIHTGEKPFTCEICGKTFTLNSKLTVHMRIHTGEKPYSCQTCGKSVRDSYILKRHKRTHTDEKPFTCGICGKAFRGRDQLTSHMRIHTGEKPFTCEICGKAFTLKCNLTVHMRIHTGEKPYSCQTCGKSVRDSYILKRHMRIHTDERPFPCEICGKAFMSRDQLTSHMRTHTGEKP, from the coding sequence atgttgactccaacttatgaggaaagtgaacacagtgaagcagaaccaacaagtgaccagcaactcctctctaacaactctgatgtagctgagagccgagaccagaaaggaggaaaacatggagactctggatcagctggagatggagagccaaagaaaaagaaaagacatcacGGAAGCAACAGTCACAGTGATGATGCAAAAAACTCTacctcatcagacattcaacataacactgacCCAGGTAAAAAGTCcttcaaatgtgacacatgtggaaagacttttaAGTTCAAGTCCCGATTGACTATACACCTAAGCATCCACACAGGCGAGAAGAAGTATTCTTGCAAAGCATGTGGAAAACATTTCAGGATTCGTTGTCAATTaacagtccacatgagaacccacgcaggtgagaagccgtattcttgccaaacatgtgggaaaggtTTCGGGTCTAATTTTGAATGGAAGCAGCACATGAGAATTCACACAGGTGAAAGGCCATTTTCTTGCAACACATGTCAGAAGACATTCAACTCTAGTAACCAGTTAAAAAGACATaagagaatccacacaggtgagaaaccgtttacttgcaaaacatgtgggaagactttcatcTCTTGTGGcgacttaaaaaaacatacgagaacacacacaggtgagaaaccgtattcctgccaaacatgtgggaaatcATTTCGTACTTCATGTAGTTTGAAAGggcacatgagaacccacactggtgagaagccgtttacttgcaaaacatgtgggaaagctttcacgATAAAGAGAACCTTAACAATTCACATGAtgacccacacaggtgagaaaccttttacctgtgaaatttgtggggAGGCTTTCAGGCTTCGTGTTCAATTAACTtatcacatgagaatccacacaggtgagaaaccttttacctgtgaaatttgtgggaagactttcactCTAAACAGTAAGttaacagttcacatgagaatccacacaggtgagaaaccgtattcttgccaaacatgtgggaaatcAGTACGTGATTCATATATTTTGAAGAGGCACAAGAGAACCCACACAGATGAGAAACCTTTTACCTGTGGAATTTGTGGGAAGGCTTTCAGGGGTCGTGATCAATTAACTtctcacatgagaatccacacaggtgagaaaccttttacctgtgaaatttgtgggaagGCTTTCACTCTTAAGTGTAAtttaacagttcacatgagaatccacacaggtgagaaaccgtattcttgccaaacatgtgggaaatcAGTACGTGATTCATATATTTTGAAAAggcacatgagaatccacacagatGAGAGACCTTTTccctgtgaaatttgtgggaagGCTTTCATGAGTCGTGATCAATTAACTtctcacatgagaacccacacaggtgagaaaccgtaa